GCCTGAAAGCCGGCCGGAAGCCTCTCCAGCCAAAGAACGCTCCGGCGACTCCACTCGCCGCCGACGCAATCAAGCCCAAGCTGAAACCCGACTGGATCGAGATTTCACTCACCAACACCTCGAACAAGGAAAATGTCCATCCCCTGCACGCGCCGCCGCAGGGGGCGGCGAAGAGCAAGCCGAGCTGTAACATCGAGCTGTGCGATTCCTCGCTGGCGGAGGAGCTCAGCGCGATCCGAGAGAGGCTCGAGCGGTTGAGGATCGACAAGCAGAAGACGGAGGAGATGCTCCGGGAGCGAGACGCGGCGATGGAGTTGCAGATGCGGGAGCTGATGAAGAGAGGAGAAATGCAGAAGCAGTTCGAGCTCGAGGTCGATCGGCTCTTCCGATTGAAGGAGCTCCGAGTATCTTGTATGGTAGGAATCGTAATCTTCAATTCAATCCATGAAATTAGTATACTTCTAGGGTTTGTTCCTGCTCGAAATAGTAAATAAATTCCGAATTATTTTGACAGAGAATATCTCCGATTCAATCCCTCAGAGAtaaagaaagagagaagaagGGGAAAGAAGATCAATCCAAGGCAcgatattcaattttttaattttattttttacttatttactttcagaaaaaaagtttgattttattaattaaatcgAAGTATGAACTGTTCTTCTTGTTGAAATACTATCAGGAAACGGCAGAAACCGAAGATGAAGGATTGGAGTGTGGAATCCCACCGTCGAGCCCAAATTCAGATCTTGATACAGAggaatgaagaagatgaagaaacaaAATTTATCCGAGTTTGTAATATTTCCACCTATAATATTCCACAATCATTTTTTCCACCATTAGTTTATCCATTTTGAATTTATTACCACTTTTAATCACTTCGACAAGTTTTTTGAGCAGGCATTACCTGAAACTGGCACATGCACAACCGTATTTCAGGTGATGTTTGGCCTTTAAACTTTTcgaaaagactaaaagtggtaaaaaatttgaagtaaaatGGAGTAATAGTAGAAAAAAATGATACTTGAAATTATAAGTGGAAATGACACAAATGTTGGAAGGGTCAAAAGTggaaaagaaaatcaagaattattcatacattatttatttagtgGTGTTGGTTGGGAGAAAGGGGGTGTGGGGGATGAGAAGAAACATGCACAATGCCTTATTGTATATGTTGGGTTTGTTTTGTAGTGTGTTTTGGGGTTTATCTTTGAAGCCACGGGTTTGTGGACAGAAACAGCAATACCACTTTTGTTTCTCTTACATAAACAGTTTACTATGATCATTGTCTGTATAATATGATCAATTGAGACATGCCGAGGTTGCTTAGTTTTGTGTTTTGTTGGTTGTTGTTGAATGGCCTtttcttttgccttttcaatCTTATACAGGGAAATACATATGGTGTTGTGAGGTATAGTTCAGATGTCGTTTGGCATGTAGGGTGGTTGGTGTGGAAGAAAATTGTCAAGCATCATTCAAAAAATTTCACTCCAATCTTTCCATCTTTAGATGATATTTTCTAATTGGacaattaactttctttttaacTAATGGTGGAGATGCCAAGTTATGGGCATCAATAATTTTAAGCCATATTATGGGAAAAAATTGGAGGtgaaaatatcaaaaaaataaaaaataatttaaatttagatGAAAATATGTAATAGgagttaattatatttgttgGAATGGTAACAGTGATACCATCAACCCACTTAACATGTGGTAATCCACTTTAAGttattctttttcagaatgcCTCCTTTTGgttatagtattattgtggtatgactaTTCTTGGTATATTATtagacaaaatcatttaaaatttgtaaattacaaTGGTATTTAAGCCTTCAATTatgatctttttttttcaaataaaaataaaaaatataacatgtCAACTTACTTTGCATAAAAAAGATCGAAATAtccttttatttaataatattttaactattttgttgatgggCGATAAAAactgatcatgtcacaataatactattacCAAAATGCAatgttaaaacaaaaaaattcaaactgaactatcatctataaatctagaacaaaaaatggAACCCTTTTTGTCAAATGAATCATTTTGTATTGAATTTGATATGATCCATTTCTTTTGACAATGTGACTAGATTTGGGTTGGAAAGAGCCAAAATTATCAATATGACTATATGAGGACTTGGTGTTTACGAGATGTTTGGTTGGTCTGGGAAATATAATTATTcctcatttaatttgaaaaccaaaaataaaaaaaaataaaattcttacaGCTTGTTTGGAGAGAGTTGAATTTGAGGTCCTtgtggaattgaaattcttaaTCTTTCACTAGATGTATAAAAATCCAGGAAAACTATGAATTATATTACttaaaatcaaatgaaaatcttgtatctagtggcactcggttgcacTCCCACACAAAACGTGTACTTTCATAATAGTTGCGAGTTTTTCCTTGTTATCCAATAAAAGAAAcgttttatacatattttttttatagttccGTTCAAAACTTAAGATTGAATGGAACTTCGAAAAACTTCGAAAAATGAAATCAAACAATGACAAAATTGCAGGCACCAAATCCACATAGTAGGTAAAAACACAGCAATGTAATGATTGTTATCTGTGATTATAGCTATACTATATGTTCTACGGCagacaatatatattttgaaaacgttaaatatttatttaattattcttaaattaattattatttcaatttgatTCGATCGCATTCCAATACCAAATaacttgtgatctagtggcatgtaggttgaaaaaataaataaaagagttatTGTCACTTATTGTCTCATGAGTTTAGTAACGTGTTTATTATTAGTGTTATAGTGTATGACTATAAAATTATGAAGATATAAGTGCataacttcttctttttttttttttggggggggNNNNNNNNNNNNNNNNNNNNNNNNNNNNNNNNNNNNNNNNNNNNNNNNNNNNNNNNNNNNNNNNNNNNNNNNNNNNNNNNNNNNNNNNNNNNNNNNNNNNNNNNNNNNNNNNNNNNNNNNNNNNNNNNNNNNNNNNNNNNNNNNNNNNNNNNNNNNNNNNNNNNNNNNNNNNNNNNNNNNNNNNNNNNNNNNNNNNNNNNNNNNNNNNNNNNNNNNNNNNNNNNNNNNNNNNNNNNNNNNNNNNNNNNNNNNNNNNNNNNNNNNNNNNNNNNNNNNNNNNNNNNNNNNNNNNNNNNNNNNNNNNNNNNNNNNNNNNNNNNNNNNNNNNNNNNNNNNNNNNNNNNNNNNNNNNNNNNNNNNNNNNNNNNNNNNNNNNNNNNNNNNNNNNNNNNNNNNNNNNNNNNNNNNNNNNNNNNNNNNNNNNNNNNNNNNNNNNNNNNNNNNNNNNNNNNNNNNNNNNNNNNNNNNNNNNNNNNNNNNNNNNNNNNNNNNNNNNNNNNNNNNNNNNNNNNNNNNNNNNNNNNNNNNNNNNNNNNNNNNNNNNNNNNNNNNNNNNNNNNNNNNNNNNNNNNNNNNNNNNNNNNNNNNNNNNNNNNNNNNNNNNNNNNNNNNNNNNNNNNNNNNNNNNNNNNNNNNNNNNNNNNNNNNNNNNNNNNNNNNNNNNNNNNNNNNNNNNNNNNNNNNNNNNNNNNNNNNNNNNNNNNNNNNNNNNNNNNNNNNNNNNNNNNNNNNNNNNNNNNNNNNNNNNNNNNNNNNNNNNNNNNNNNNNNNNNNNNNNNNNNNNNNNNNNNNNNNNNNNNNNNNNNNNNNNNNNNNNNNNNNNNNNNNNNNNNNNNNNNNNNNNNNNNNNNNNNNNNNNNNNNNNNNNNNNNNNNNNNNNNNNNNNNNNNNNNNNNNNNNNNNNNNNNNNNNNNNNNNNNNNNNNNNNNNNNNNNNNNNNNNNNNNNNNNNNNNNNNNNNNNNNNNNNNNNNNNNNNNNNNNNNNNNNNNNNNNNNNNNNNNNNNNNNNNNNNNNNNNNNNNNNNNNNNNNNNNNNNNNNNNNNNNNNNNNNNNNNNNNNNNNNNNNNNNNNNNNNNNNNNNNNNNNNNNNNNNNNNNNNNNNNNNNNNNNNNNNNNNNNNNNNNNNNNNNNNNNNNNNNNNNNNNNNNNNNNNNNNNNNNNNNNNNNNNNNNNNNNNNNNNNNNNNNNNNNNNNNNNNNNNNNNNNNNNNNNNNNNNNNNNNNNNNNNNNNNNNNNNNNNNNNNNNNNNNNNNNNNNNNNNNNNNNNNNNNNNNNNNNNNNNNNNNNNNNNNNNNNNNNNNNNNNNNNNNNNNNNNNNNNNNNNNNNNNNNNNNNNNNNNNNNNNNNNNNNNNNNNNNNNNNNNNNNNNNNNNNNNNNNNNNNNNNNNNNNNNNNNNNNNNNNNNNNNNNNNNNNNNNNNNNNNNNNNNNNNNNNNNNNNNNNNNNNNNNNNNNNNNNNNNNNNNggggggggggggggggggggggggcttttagggtgtgtttgaaaatcagtaaaatgacttacggaataaaatattttctttttttgaagactccataaaatattttcttttccgCAATGTTTGGTTACATtccaagaaattatttttgtgtatttgattcaatttttcggaaaatgagcaaaattgtataattaaatattttattatatttatttaaaatataagaatATTTTAACTAACCAAAGCAAGTGACTCGACCGCTTGCAATTCAATCAAAATAACCTCACCTTGCTAGCACCTCGTTGCCACTGCCTCTACCTCGCCTAACTGCCATTACCTCCACCGTCAGCTAATCGACAGCTTCAACTTCATAGCTTGGGCGACAGCTGACAGTAGCATGAGCATGCTTTTCTTCCAATCAGACAACACTGCCAGCTCTGTCAGATCCATCGCAATTTCTCCACAAGCAACATAGCAACCAGTAACTGTCATCGTCGTTTCTCCATATAGGGACCATCGTCGTTTGATTAGACACCCGAATTTGCTATTTCAGCAACCGGAAAGGAGCGAGCGGCGACAACAAACTAGTAAGTGACAATAACTCACAAACAAAATATGTAAACTTTTACGTGATTaattattaacaatattatttttattattgaaatttCCGAATTAATGCTAGACTACAAAAGcaaaataataaacttttgtACTTTTTTAGGGTGTGTCAGGTTAATAAGTTACGAGTCAAATTATGTGTGTAATTTAGGTGAACCAATCACTATTATAGTCCATAAAGATGAAGATATTGTAAGCAAAAAGACTACTAAATAGATTGCTTTCGTTACTAGTCAAAAATAGAATTTGATtatgaattaaataaaaaaataatagataaAACTTAAAGAGAGGAAAAGAAAACCTAAGATGAGAGAAGTCAAAAGCAAAGGGAAAAAGCTAAGAATGGAGGAGTGAAATGGCTAAGGCAAAGAAGACTGAGTAAACAGATTATCAAACAGAAGAAGAAATCTCAAATCTATAGCGAgggagaaagaaaaagagaaagaaagaaagaaagtgagAGAGGTTTtctctgttttttcttttcttagcaATTgagttttggtttttttttttaattttaattttaaatttttcctatttttaacGCCCAAATTTGTGCTTCTCCTTtcgtctctctctcttctctcgcgctttctctctctcctcGTTCTCCGTGTCGTCCTCTCCACATCGATCTCAGCCTGCGTCCCTTTCACTATCGCGAAGAAACAATTGCGGGTACAGTCTAAtccaattttgtaattttttggtGGTTTTTTAATTATTCACGACGTACGATTTTAAAAGGAAACTGATCAGAGAGTAATGAACTGATCAGAGAGTACTGTTCAGAGATCTGGCTTCTCTCAGATCTGACAATGGTTGCATCATGATTTCGTTTTCAGTGCATTGAAGGATCCTTTGAATCCCTTCAATTTTCTTCGCCAATTCCCAGACGATAGCCTCACTCTGTCATTGGGTTTTCACTGCTTGGTTagccctctctctctctctttctctccctGCCTCGAACAAGACAAATGATTATCTGATTTCGTGATTTCGGATTTGTTTTTTGTCTTGGAATTGCTAATGTGTGATGATTGTGATGGTACCTCTGCGGTCTGTGTTTTTATTTTGGGGTCATTTTATGCTCGTGAAGTCGTGATTGCGCCCCGGCAATGATTTCTCCTAATGCGATTTTGGGTTTATCTGCATTTCAGTTTTGGCTTATCTGCTTAGCTGCCCCTGGAATTTCGTGCTGGGCGGAGTAAAGCATTATCTGTCTTCCTTCACGTGAAGCTGCTCGGACCCTGCATTTCCTCTCATTTGCAGGAAATTTCTCTTCCTTAGCTCTGGAAGTTAGATTTAAAGAGAAAAAAGGttagtttttattaattatgCATTATTTAATCATTGCAATGTTATTTCTCAGAATGTATAGAAAATGGTTTTTTGATAGTGATAATGAAAATTATGCAGCTCTGCTATCTGGAGGTTCAGTTTTGGGTATAATTTATTCAGCAGTTTTTAGAAGGTACTTAGTATTAAACATGGACTGGTGAGGATAAAATTGCATTTGCCTCTAATTTGATTGATCTTACCCGTTTAACAgtaaaattagttaaaaattgGATTTTGGAGAAGTAGGCTTTAATTTTCTTGTGCTACTTCAGGTAGGAAGATACTTTGGACGGGTCAAATTGTGGATGGTGTACCAATAAACCTTGCTGTTAGGGTTTAGTTCTACTATCCTCCAATGAGTCCCCATTGGAGGACTCCAGATGAGTTCCAGCGAGCCATTGCTGTCATCTACTGAGCCTCTATCTGAGCCGAATGATCAACCCCATCAATCTCCACTTGGAACAAGCTCTTCATCAGAAATTATAAGCCTCAATGCTTCATTATCTTCCTCATCTTTAGACAAGACACAAGAAATTGGATTTGATGATGTAAAGGGGGACCTTGAGGATAGCGTTGCCCCACTTGTTGCTACTGGTGCTTCTCATACTAAGAAAAAGCGAAAGGAATTCCATTCTGCTGAGCTTCACTTCCATTCACAGTATATGTTGGAATGCCCCCCACGTGAGAGAAGACGTCTTGTATCGTGGGGTGGTGTAATGGACCATCATTGTGACACTGCTGCGTTTGAAATTTCCAGTGATCCATCTCGGGTGGCTTCATCTCAGGGAACATCTTCCCGGGTGACTTTATCCCATGCCCAGGAAAAGTCAAACAAATCTCAGAGGCTTTGTCAGAAAAGTATGCAGTTTGAAGATAATTTGTTACATGTACCAAGGTTGATTCATATTAATGATCCGAAGAAGACCAATGGTGAATATGAGTTCAGTGGAAATGAGATAAGAACTAGCAAGTATACTGTACTTAATTTCTTGCCTAAGAACCTCTTCATTCAATTCCATCGGGTTgcttatttatattttctggCTATTGCTGCTCTGAACCAGCTTCCACCACTTGCTATTTTTGGCAGAACTGTGTCCCTTTTCCCTCTTCTATTTGTGCTCTCAGTGACAGCCATAAAAGATGGTTATGAGGATTGGCGAAGACATAGATCAGATAGGAATGAGAATAACCGGGAAGCTCTAGTCCTTCACTCTGGTGAATTCCAAttgaaaaaatggaagaagatTCGTGCTGGTGAGGTTGTAAGGATCCTTGCTGACGAGACAATTCCTTGTGATATGGTGCTTTTAGGGACCAGTGATCATAGTGGAATTGCTTACATACAAACCATGAATTTAGATGGTGAATCAAACTTGAAGACAAGGTATGCTAGGCAAGAAACAAATTGTTTAGTACATGAAGGGGCAGAAATTTCTGGAGTTATCAGATGTGAACAACCTAACAGGAATATTTATGAATTCACTGCCAATATGGAGTTGAAAGGGCAGCGATTATCTCTGAGCCAATCAAATATTATCTTGCGTGGATGCCAGCTGAAGAACACAGAATGGGCAATTGGTGTGGTGGTTTATGCTGGACAGGAGACCAAAGCTATGCTGAATAGTGCTGCATCTCCATCTAAAAGGAGCAGACTGGAAGCATACATGAATAGGGAAACCCTTTGGTTgtctatttttcttttcataatGTGTCTGGTTGTAGCAATTGGAATGGGTCTATGGCTGGAGCGCCACAAGGAGCAGCTTGATACTTTGCCATATTACAGGagaatatattttgatagaAGGAATACTGGACAGAAGTCGAAGTTGTATAAATATTATGGGATACCCATGGAAACCTTTTTCTCGTTTTTGAGTTCAATCATAGTTTTTCAGATAATGATTCCAATATCTCTCTACATCACTATGGAGTTGGTTCGATTGGGACAGTCATATTTCATGATTGGAGATAGGCATATGTATGACAGTGACTCTAATTCAAGGTTTCAGTGTAGATCCTTGAATATTAATGAAGATTTGGGTCAGATACGCTATGTTTTTTCTGATAAAACTGGAACACTAACTGAAAATAAGATGGAATTCAAAAGAGCAAGTATATGGGGAAGAAACTATGGAAGTTCTGTTTCTGTTGCTGATAACGTTGGAGGTATGATTAAAAAATTCATGCATTACTTTTAAGTCAACTTTCTTATTTTGAACAGAGATTTGCTATCACTGGCATGATTTGGCTCTATAAAACTGACACTGTAAATTCTGTTGACTGTCTTTAAGCTTTTATGACTTTCTAGACATGTTGAAGATGATTGAAGATTTATGTAACACAACAAGATAATTGAAAGCTCAGACTTCCATTCATGAACATTTCTGATAATGATATACTATAAGAgattaatattttgattttattgactttcttggaTCTAAAAGTCCAATTTTGGCTTGGGGGAAGTTGGTTAACTGAGAAAACTAAATAGATATATAGATCTTAAGTTTTACATTGTAGGGACAAATATTTTTCTGCCTTAGTATTTTCTTATTATGTGGCTCTGTATTTAAAGATAATTCAGGACTGTTGCTGCACATGCACAATTATagtttgaaaatactatttaatttcttgttCTTCATTGCTTGGTCATAACTGTTTTGAACCATCATCAAAATCAGGTGGATGATACTTTTAAGAGGGATAGTTGACTTCCTTATTTACTGCTTTTTGCCCAGTCTTTAACATGTTCTATATTTAGCTACCCAATAAATATAACTACGGAGTAGTATGTTTTAAGTTTCTGTTTTCTTTATTTGGGGCCAGCATATGACAGACATTTTCTCTTTGTTCAATAATATTTCAACCTATCTGGCTTTCATATTGATTCTATATTTAGGCTTTCTTGATTGTGATTTAATTGTGCTAATTCACTTATTCTACATTAGCCACTTGCATGGTGCTATGAgcaataggtttttttttttttttttttttttttttttttttttttttNNNNNNNNNNNNNNNNNNNNNNNNNNNNNNNNNNNNNNNNNNNNNNNNNNNNNNNNNNNNNNNNNNNNNNNNNNNNNNNNNNNNNNNNNNNNNNNNNNNNNNNNNNNNNNNNNNNNNNNNNNNNNNNNNNNNNNNNNNNNNNNNNNNNNNNNNNNNNNNNNNNNNNNNNNNNNNNNNNNNNNNNNNNNNNNNNNNNNNNNNNNNNNNNNNNNNNNNNNNNNNNNNNNNNNNNNNNNNNNNNNNNNNNNNNNNNNNNNNNNNNNNNNNNNNNNNNNNNNNNNNNNNNNNNNNNNNNNNNNNNNNNNNNNNNNNNNNNNNNNNNNNNNNNNNNNNNNNNNNNNNNNNNNNNNNNNNNNNNNNNNNNNNNNNNNNNNNNNNNNNNNNNNNNNNNNNNNNNNNNNNNNNNNNNNNNNNNNNNNNNNNNNNNNNNNNNNNNNNNNNNNNNNNNNNNNNNNNNNNNNNNNNNNNNNNNNNNNNNNNNNNNNNNNNNNNNNNNNNNNNNNNNNNNNNNNNNNNNNNNNNNNNNNNNNNNNNNNNNNNNNNNNNNNNNNNNNNNNNNNNNNNNNNNNNNNNNNNNNNNNNNNNNNNNNNNNNNNNNNNNNNNNNNNNNNNNNNNNNNNNNNNNNNNNNNNNNNNNNNNNNNNNNNNNNNNNNNNNNNNNNNNNNNNNNNNNNNNNNNNNNNNNNNNNNNNNNNNNNNNNNNNNNNNNNNNNNNNNNNNNNNNNNNNNNNNNNNNNNNNNNNNNNNNNNNNNNNNNNNNNNNNNNNNNNNNNNNNNNNNNNNNNNNNNNNNNNNNNNNNNNNNNNNNNNNNNNNNNNNNNNNNNNNNNNNNNNNNNNNNNNNNNNNNNNNNNNNNNNNNNNNNNNNNNNNNNNNNNNNNNNNNNNNNNNNNNNNNNNNNNNNNNNNNNNNNNNNNNNNNNNNNNNNNNNNNNNNNNNNNNNNNNNNNNNNNNNNNNNNNNNNNNNNNNNNNNNNNNNNNNNNNNNNNNNNNNNNNNNNNNNNNNNNNNNNNNNNNNNNNNNNNNNNNNNNNNNNNNNNNNNNNNNNNNNNNNNNNNNNNNNNNNNNNNNNNNNNNNNNNNNNNNNNNNNNNNNNNNNNNNNNNNNNNNNNNNNNNNNNNNNNNNNNNNNNNNNNNNNNNNNNNNNNNNNNNNNNNNNNNNNNNNNNNNNNNNNNNNNNNNNNNNNNNNNNNNNNNNNNNNNNNNNNNNNNNNNNNNNNNNNNNNNNNNNNNNNNNNNNNNNNNNNNNNNNNNNNNNNNNNNNNNNNNNNNNNNNNNNNNNNNNN
This region of Ipomoea triloba cultivar NCNSP0323 chromosome 15, ASM357664v1 genomic DNA includes:
- the LOC116007318 gene encoding uncharacterized protein LOC116007318, producing MLAQSPISAGQIQRLKAGRKPLQPKNAPATPLAADAIKPKLKPDWIEISLTNTSNKENVHPLHAPPQGAAKSKPSCNIELCDSSLAEELSAIRERLERLRIDKQKTEEMLRERDAAMELQMRELMKRGEMQKQFELEVDRLFRLKELRVSCMRISPIQSLRDKEREKKGKEDQSKETAETEDEGLECGIPPSSPNSDLDTEE